In Caballeronia sp. TF1N1, the DNA window AGGCGCGGCGCGCGTCGCCGTCGAAGCGGTAATGCATCGACGAAAGCATGTGCTCGGCAATCTGCAACAGCTCGTCGGGCGCATAGTCGGGAAACGCAATGTGATGCGCAATGCGCGAACGAAAGCCGGGATTGCTTTGAAAGAACGTCTCCATGCGGCCTTCGTAACCCGCGAGAATCACGACGAGATCGTCACGCTGGTTCTCCATGGTCTGCAGCAAAATCTCGATCGCTTCCTGCCCGTAATCGCGCTCGTTCTCCGGGCGATAAAGGTAATACGCTTCATCGATGAACAGCACGCCACCCATCGCGCGCTTGAGCACTTCGCGCGTCTTCGGCGCGGTATGTCCTATGTATTGACCGACCAGATCGTCGCGCGTCACCGAAACCAGGTGATTGCGGCGGATATAACCGAGTCTGTGCAAGACCTGCGCCATGCGCATGGCAACGGTCGTCTTCCCCGTGCCGGGGTTACCCGAGAAGCACATATGCAGCGTGGGCGCACCGGACGCGATGCCTAACGTTTCGCGCGCACGCTCCACCAGCAGATGCGCCGCGATCTCGCGGATGCGCGTCTTCACGGGCGCGAGGCCAATGAGGTCGCGATCCAGCTCCGCCAGCACTTCGCCGATGCGCGATTCGCGATACAGCGCCATGAGGTCGGCGCCGGGCTGCGGC includes these proteins:
- the cbbX gene encoding CbbX protein, with the translated sequence MSAEATLEERLNLEAQPQPGADLMALYRESRIGEVLAELDRDLIGLAPVKTRIREIAAHLLVERARETLGIASGAPTLHMCFSGNPGTGKTTVAMRMAQVLHRLGYIRRNHLVSVTRDDLVGQYIGHTAPKTREVLKRAMGGVLFIDEAYYLYRPENERDYGQEAIEILLQTMENQRDDLVVILAGYEGRMETFFQSNPGFRSRIAHHIAFPDYAPDELLQIAEHMLSSMHYRFDGDARRAFEDYLSRRIALPNFANARSVRNALDRARLRQANRLFAAAERGSGPADAHALMQLDASDIRASRVFAESQP